The following proteins are encoded in a genomic region of Necator americanus strain Aroian chromosome II, whole genome shotgun sequence:
- a CDS encoding hypothetical protein (NECATOR_CHRII.G5144.T2), with amino-acid sequence MRNAFAAALLMCSAAQIVFEPDPREQGDPSAFYRHYGRPIVKGVSISNVNHVVHKMKHSALERFQRRDAEAASQPNDYHASKTSTAKTTPFPRTLSQQPPVAFPYPFLSPWYQPPYPGFQTGYGYPPPFNPYSVGYPPRHPNYEPRSRRNRPEKMKSTGEDLEAEGSGIPKSDGSETTEEEATSESSSRKTIDLSTLGTSKEEAKNANEANGSERETRGAEKKEGKTTLNSKPAEEKMNRDSIPVPEEVVIVPGSLKSVTVNIRKTSEMKKKEKNLTSKGGENDVDFEKHKKEGENGSLEVVDGVVKVLKPVDGETGEDSDDKENERNYMKKRGSIEDSKESNPKKNRRGAKKVKNKSKRGKNGKDSRSDENDDEDEEEDGEEESTRKRSESRNREAKKRKGGRRKGRYDYEESDEDEEDEEEFDDGDDDEVKEEEEETDEENSDENGDMIVKGNACSSSDPPITNYPSSNPRSPYSPETETPIQWSTIIPPNSQMDNYSESDPKKCSNTGNSYKGDKEDEGEEGKEENDDDIYRREEGKRRKKIRERKRKRGWRGMRREKKRRKSKKRAKDNLKRSRSRTSIATVKAICTSEADEHPAKCTAWKNAGYCETNQATRFLWCRKTCSCGILDTQGPTTSESKQNL; translated from the exons ATGAGGAATGCGTTTGCTGCTGCGCTTCTCATGTGCAGTGCAGCTCAAATTG TGTTCGAGCCAGATCCTCGGGAACAGGGCGATCCATCCGCTTTCTACCGACACTATGGCCGGCCTATTGTGAAAGGAGTTTCGATATCTAATGTGAATCATGTGGTTCATAAAATGAAACATAGTGCTCTTGAACGATTTCAAAGACGAGACGCGGAGGCTGC CTCTCAGCCAAACGACTATCACGCCAGCAAAACTAGCACTGCAAAAACAACTCCCTTTCCTCGAACTTTGTCGCAGCAGCCTCCAGTGGCATTTCCATATCCATTCTTGAGTCCATGGTATCAACCTCCGTATCCAGG ATTTCAAACTGGGTACGGGTACCCGCCGCCATTTAATCCATACAGTGTTGGATATCCTCCAAGGCATCCAAATTATGAACCAAGAAGTCGAAGAAACAGACCTGA GAAGATGAAGAGTACCGGTGAAGATTTGGAAGCTGAGGGCAGTGGAATACCAAAGAGTGATGGCAGTGAGACCACCGAAGAG GAGGCAACGAGCGAATCTTCGTCAAGG AAAACAATTGATTTGTCTACACTGGGAACTAGTAAGGAAGAAGCGAAAAATGCGAATGAAGCGAACGGTTCTGAG AGAGAAACACGTGGagcagagaagaaagaagggaaGACAACTTTAAATAGTAAACCTGcggaggaaaaaatgaatagagatTCAATCCCA GTCCCAGAAGAGGTAGTGATTGTACCAGGTTCTCTGAAGTCTGTGACAGTAAATATT agaaaaacatccgaaatgaagaaaaaggagaagaactTAACAAGCAAAGGAGGAGAGAATGATGTAGACTTTGAGAAACACAAGAAGGAAGGTGAAAATGGATCGCTCGAAGTTGTGGATGGTGTTGTTAAG GTATTAAAACCAGTTGACGGGGAGACAGGAGAAGATAGCGATgataaagaaaacgaaagaaattacatgaaaaaaagg gGAAGCATTGAAGATAGCAAGGAGAGTAATCCCAAGAAGAATAGAAGAGGCGCAAAgaaagttaaaaataaaagtaaaagaggaaagaatggGAAGGACAGCAGAAGTGACGAAAATGATGacgaagacgaagaagaagacggTGAAGAAGAGAGTACCAGGAAGAGGAGTGAGAGTAGAAACAGGGAagcgaagaagagaaaggGAGGGAGGAGAAAAGGACGATACGACTATGAAGAGAgtgatgaagatgaagaagatgaagaagaattcgATGATGGTGACGACGACGAAGTgaaggaggaggaagaagagaCAGATGAAGAAAATTCGGATGAAAATGGAGACATGATTGTGAAAg GGAATGCGTGTTCATCGAGCGATCCTCCAATCACCAATTATCCTTCTTCTAACCCCCGAAGCCCGTATTCTCCTGAAACGGAAACACCAATACAGTGGTCAACCATTATACCACCGAACTCTCAAATG GATAACTACAGTGAGTCAGATCCCAAAAAGTGCAGCAATACCGGAAACAGTTACAAAGGCGAtaaagaagatgaaggagaggaaggaaaagaagaaaatgatgatgatATCTATAGGAGGGAGGAAGgaaagaggagaaagaaaattagagaaagaaagagaaaa AGAGGTTGGCGAGGAatgagaagagagaaaaagagaagaaagtcgAAGAAGCGAG CTAAGGACAATTTGAAGCGAAGCCGCAGCAGAACATCAA TAGCAACCGTAAAAGCGATCTGCACATCCGAAGCGGATGAGCATCCTGCCAAATGTACTGCATGGAAAAATGCTGGATACTGCGAAACAAATCAAGCGACACGGTTTTTGTGGTGCCGTAAGACGTGCTCCTGCGGAATTTTAGATACTCAAG GACCTACTACTTCTGAATCCAAGCAGAATCTGTAG